In Musa acuminata AAA Group cultivar baxijiao chromosome BXJ2-8, Cavendish_Baxijiao_AAA, whole genome shotgun sequence, one genomic interval encodes:
- the LOC135618310 gene encoding putative germin-like protein 2-1: protein MAASYILLFSALLALVASPAMAGDPSALQDLCVADNTSDVFVNGLACKDPKLVKAEDFFFSGLDKPRNTTNKVGSNVTPVNVNRIPGLNTLGISMARVDFAPYGLNRPHIHPRATEILTVLEGSLYVGFVTSNPDNKLFTKMLTKGDVFVFPQGLIHFQFNHGTKNAVALAALSSQNPGLITIANAVFGSKPAISDDVLAKAFQVDEKTVHRIQAQF, encoded by the exons ATGGCTGCGTCCTACATCCTCCTCTTCTCTGCTCTCCTTGCCTTGGTTGCCTCTCCAGCCATGGCTGGGGATCCCAGTGCCCTCCAAGACTTGTGTGTCGCGGACAACACATCCGATG TGTTTGTGAACGGATTAGCCTGCAAGGATCCAAAGCTCGTCAAAGCCGAAGACTTCTTCTTCTCCGGTCTCGACAAGCCTCGCAACACCACCAACAAAGTCGGCTCCAACGTGACGCCCGTAAACGTGAACCGAATTCCCGGCCTCAACACCCTCGGCATCTCCATGGCCCGAGTGGATTTCGCACCTTACGGCCTTAACCGTCCTCACATCCATCCCCGGGCGACGGAGATCCTGACGGTGTTGGAAGGCTCGCTCTACGTCGGATTCGTCACCTCCAACCCCGACAACAAGCTCTTCACCAAAATGCTCACCAAGGGTGATGTGTTTGTGTTCCCCCAGGGCCTGATCCACTTCCAATTCAACCATGGCACCAAGAACGCCGTCGCGCTTGCGGCTCTCAGCAGCCAAAACCCCGGGCTGATCACCATCGCCAATGCTGTCTTCGGATCCAAACCGGCCATCTCGGACGATGTCCTCGCTAAGGCATTTCAGGTGGACGAGAAGACCGTACATCGGATCCAGGCACAATTCTAG
- the LOC103975063 gene encoding putative germin-like protein 2-1, protein MAASYVILLLAALLALVSSPSMARDPGALQDLCVADNTSNVFVNGFVCKDPKLVRAEDFFFSGLDQPRNTTNKVGSNVTLLNANRIPGLNTLGISMARVDYAPFGLNPPHIHPRATEIQSVLEGSLYVGFVTSNPDNRLVTKVLRKGDVFVFPQGLIHFQFNYGTNKAVALSGLSSQNPGVITIANSVFGSKPAISDDILAKALGVDKKIVDRIQAHF, encoded by the exons ATGGCTGCTTCCTACGTCATCCTCCTCCTCGCTGCTCTCCTTGCTTTGGTTTCTTCCCCTTCCATGGCCCGTGATCCCGGTGCTCTCCAGGACTTGTGTGTTGCGGATAACACATCCAATG TGTTCGTCAACGGATTTGTCTGCAAGGATCCAAAGCTCGTCAGAGCCGAGGACTTCTTCTTCTCCGGTCTCGACCAGCCTCGCAACACCACCAACAAAGTCGGCTCCAACGTCACGCTCCTAAACGCGAACCGAATTCCCGGCCTCAACACCCTCGGCATCTCCATGGCCCGGGTGGACTACGCGCCGTTTGGTCTTAACCCTCCTCACATCCATCCCCGGGCGACGGAGATTCAGTCGGTGTTGGAAGGCTCGCTCTACGTCGGCTTCGTCACCTCCAATCCGGACAACAGGCTCGTCACCAAAGTGCTTCGCAAGGGTGATGTGTTTGTGTTCCCCCAAGGCCTCATCCACTTCCAGTTCAACTACGGCACCAACAAGGCCGTCGCACTCTCCGGTCTCAGCAGCCAAAACCCGGGGGTGATCACCATTGCCAATTCCGTCTTCGGCTCCAAACCGGCCATCTCGGATGATATCCTCGCTAAGGCCCTCGGGGTGGACAAGAAGATCGTAGACCGGATTCAGGCTCATTTCTAG
- the LOC135618345 gene encoding putative germin-like protein 2-1, with amino-acid sequence MAASYVILLLAALLALVSSPSMARDPGALQDLCVADNTSNVFVNGFVCKDPKLVKAEDFFFSGLDKPRNTTNKVGSNVTLLNANRIPGLNTLGISMARVDYAPFGLNPPHIHPRATEIQTVLEGSLYVGFVTSNPDNRLVTKVLRKGDVFVFPQGLIHFQFNYGTNKAVALSGLSSQNPGVITIANSVFGSKPAISDDILAKALGVDKKIVDRIQAHF; translated from the exons ATGGCTGCTTCCTACGTCATCCTCCTCCTCGCCGCTCTCCTTGCTTTGGTTTCTTCCCCTTCCATGGCCCGCGATCCCGGTGCTCTCCAGGACTTGTGTGTTGCGGATAACACATCCAATG TGTTCGTCAACGGATTTGTCTGCAAGGATCCAAAGCTCGTCAAAGCCGAGGACTTCTTCTTCTCCGGTCTCGACAAGCCTCGCAACACCACCAACAAAGTCGGCTCCAACGTGACGCTCCTAAACGCGAACCGAATTCCCGGCCTCAACACCCTCGGCATCTCCATGGCCCGGGTGGACTACGCGCCGTTTGGCCTTAACCCTCCTCACATCCATCCCCGGGCGACGGAGATTCAGACGGTGTTGGAAGGCTCGCTCTACGTCGGATTCGTCACCTCCAACCCCGACAACAGGCTCGTCACCAAAGTGCTTCGCAAGGGTGATGTTTTTGTGTTCCCCCAAGGCCTCATCCACTTCCAGTTCAACTACGGCACCAACAAGGCCGTCGCACTCTCCGGTCTCAGCAGCCAAAACCCGGGGGTGATCACCATTGCCAATTCCGTCTTCGGCTCCAAACCGGCCATCTCGGATGATATCCTCGCTAAGGCCCTCGGGGTGGACAAGAAGATCGTAGACCGGATTCAGGCTCATTTCTAG